TCAAAAATTTTCTGGGTCCACCACTGATCCAACCGGCCATCACCTACATACCTATCCTGGGCTCCTGGCCAACACGGTACCTGCTGCCTTGTTACCCTGCCCAGGTTTCTACATTATTAGTTGTCTCTGTAGGAATTAAAACTCATAGGATCTAGCACCTTAACAACGTAAGCACAACTCAAATAACTTGATTAAGGACTAAGAGTTAGACCAGGAGCAATCACGGACGCGGATCCGGCCATCTCGGTTGGTGATGGGTCGGTATAGTTGTTCTCATAGTCGTTCCTGGCATAGATGTACGGCGTAGGTCACGTCGTCCTTGGGCCTCCACCTTGTTTGCCCGGGGATGGCGACAATGAGTTGGCGGCAGCCTTCAAGTCACTCCAACGTCGCCACGGATCGGGAGGCGTGTAGGGTTGTTTAGGGTTTTTGCTAGATTTTCACGTATTTCCAAAAAGCACCAGGCAACCTCTTGGCCGCAACCATAAGTCAGTTGCGCCTCCGATCAAGGTGTGAAAACGGTATTATTATCCTTTTCCCGTTTTCCCTTTTCTCTCGGCGTTTTGACCACTGAAATATTCCAACAGTCTCACATAGTGTCTCCAGTTGTACAAGTCAGCTAGCTACAAAGAGTGGAAGCGCCATATTTTTTGTTAGGTCGAAGAGAGAAACTCACGGAAAGGAAAAAAATACTTGCTTAATCTTCTAATACATCACTCTATTTGTGGTGAAAATCTGAAAAATATGGTTGGAGTATGATGAACTCATCACCTTAGAGAGCCACCTTCTCCAAAGAATTGAGGAGCAAAATCTCCCTATATTATTGTACTTGGTGATTTTCCCGACCGCCACTAGCTCCTCTCGGACAAGCACTGTTGGAATAGGAAGGAGCTCCGGCCTGCACATATATGGTGCGGCGGTATCTTAAGGGTGTTAGCACAGATACATTCATGGTAGTAGTCAGATTAAGTGACCGTCATCACAAATACGGGGTGTAGTCAGCCGGCGGTCCTCAAGCCGCCAGAGGGCTAGCTGCAGCTCCATGAGGTAGGTTATGAGCAGGAGTAGCTGCTTTTTAGTAGCCATTGCTGTGaggaagagaagagagagagagagagagagagagagagagagagagagagagagagagagagagagagagagagagagagagagagagagagagagagagagagagagagagcaagcATAGGGAGATCCAGATGGCTTTGTCAATTTGACGGTTGGCTAAGAGGACGGTTGTCAATTAGTTTATTTGATTTGATTAGTTTTAGTGACGGCGCTAAAATGTGTAGCTGTTCTTGTTATTCGTTTCTCTCCATGTGAGTATGTCTTTGATGCCCCATCCAAGCAGCATTGACCTTTCAATCTACGCAGAGGCCTAGGCTCTCATCAAGATAAGTCAACATCTCCCACCGGTTCTCGCAAGTACTCGTGAAAGCAATGGAGGGCGCCCGGAACGCGACGACTGCCACCGCGGCGAGGCCTCTGAAGAGGCAGGTCGTGCTGTACCCGACGCCGGGGATGGGCCACCTGTTCGCCATGGTGGAGCTCGGCAGGGCGCTCGCGGCGGGGGGGCTCGCCGTCACCGTGGTCGTCGTCGACCCGCCCTACGACACGGGCGCCCCGGGGCCGTTCCTCGCGGGCGTCTCCGCGGCCAACCCGTCCATCTCCTTCCACCGCGTCCCCAAGGCCGACGACCTCCCGCCCTTGGCGTCCAAGCACTACGAGGCGCTCATCGTCGAGGCCGTCCGCGCCGCCAACCCTCACCTCCGGGCGCTCCTCGCCTCGGCCGCGTGGCCCACCCGGCCGGCCGCCCTCGTCGTCGACATGTTCTCGGGCGCCGCGCTCGACGTCGCCGGGGAGCTCGGCGTGCCTGCCTACTTCTTCTTCACCTCCGGTGCCGcgtgcctcgccttcttcctgCACCTCCCGGTCCTGCACGCGCGGACCGCCGCGAGCTTCCGGGACATGGGGGACGAGCTCGTGCGCGTGCCGGGCGTCCCGCCGTTCCCGGCGACGCACGCCATCCACGCCACCATGGACCGCGGCGACGCGGCATACGGCGCCTTtatggacgccgccgccgcgctccgccGGTGCCGGGGCGTCATCGTCAACACCTTCCGGTCCCTCGAGCCGCGCGCCGTGGACGCCGTCGCCGCGGGCCGCTGCGCGCCGCCCGGCCAGCCGACGCCGCCGGTCCACTGCGTCGGGCCGCTGATCAAGTCGCTGGAGTTCGCCGAGGGCGGTGCTGGCGCAGAGTGCCTGCCGTGGCTGGACCAGCAGCCCAACGGCAGCGTGGTGTTCCTCTGCTTCGGCAGCATCGGCCGGTTCAGCGCGGAGCAGAcgagggagctcgccgccggGCTCGAGGCCAGCGGGCAGCGGTTCCTGTGGGTGGTCCGGGCGCcgcccggcgacggcgacggcgacccgGCGAAGAAGTTCCGGAAGCAGCCGGAGCCGGACCTGGGCGCGCTGCTCCCGAACGGCTTCCTCCGCCGGACCAGGAACCGGGGCCTCGTCGTCAGGTCGTGGGCGCCGCAGCGCGACGTGCTGGCGCACGGGTCCGTGGTCGGGTTCGTGACGCACTGCGGGTGGAACTCGGTGCTGGAGGCGGTGACGGCCGGCGTGCCGATGCTGGGCCTGCCGCTGCACGCGGAGCAGCGGATGAACCTGCTGCTCCTGGAGAAGGAGCTGCGGCTGGCCGTGGCGTTGGAGGGGTACGACGGCGGCGtcgtggcggcggaggaggtggcgACCAAGGTGCGGTGGCTGATGGACTCCGACGGCGGCACGGCGCTCCGGGAGCGCACGCTCGCGGCCATGGCGCAGGCCAGAGAGGCGCTGCGCCAGGGCGGCGAGTCGCAGGCCGCACTGGCGGGACTGGTAGACTTGTGGAGGAGCTCCTGAGTCCTGAGAGTCCAGTGGCTAGCTGGTCTGGTCACGAGGTACGGAATCTCTTGGATCGTGTTATATTATCGGAGCTGATTAACACGAGAGATAAAAGTTATATTATCGTGATGAGGGGGTCAAATAACTACACTCTTATCCCTTCCTTACCGTCTTTTTTACCATCGTTCATGATCTCCTAATCCTCTTGATCCGTGCTGGACTTGGGCTGACGTACACGTCGTTAATGTGTCTCCAGCATTTTGACCTCGTGCTATTTTTTGTGCTTGGTTTATGAGTTGCCTATGTATCTAGGCCGACTCATCGCCCGTACGTTGTTATAGTGTCACAACAACTGTGACGTCGATGAGTCGTTTAATCTCGTCATTCTTAGCCATTTGCATCAAGAGACTACCAGCTGTCATTAGTGGCGGAGGCGGGGCGGCAGGGGCCATGGCCCCCCTAATGATCCAGATAAACAAGCTTAGGTTACTGATTTTGACTAATCATAAATTATTTAGGTCTCTTTTTAATAATTGGAACTTCTAATCATTAGAATCAAGTTCTATTagatttttatatatataaatgtcaTGTTCTACTATCCTATTTACCAAACATACAAGTTATTTTTTCTATAGATAAGCTACACATTATGCTAAAACTGTAAAAACACTGTCAGTTTATTCATATTTTGGCCATCTGTTGATATCGGTGAAATATAATTATCCATGCTACATTACAATAAGTATTCTATCATATTATATATTCTACAACCACAATTATATTGGATTGTTTGGAAATGTGTAATGTGGTAGCGCATTGTATATAAAGTGCGTCCAGAAGAGCTGCTTCTCGTATTTGTTCTTTAGAGCCCGCGTTTTGATCGTTGTTCAGTGTGAAAAAGTATGTTTGGCGTAGCTTTTTACTGACACCAACATTCTAGACACCAATACAAATAGATTTATTATTTACTGATTTGATATGGCTTGGCTCGGGCCCTCCTAAGTTTGATTCCTAGCTACGCCCCTGGCTGCCATGCTACATCGTGACATTGCTACTTATTAGTCTAACGAATACATATACCTAATTAGCTACAAATGTTAATGGGTTCAAACCGACCAATAATATAAACATAAGCAGTAAAAAGACTTGCTTGCCATTTGCCATTTACACAGTCTAGAGGAAAGTTCATGCCACAGATTCAGAAGGTAAATAAAAAAATTCAGAACAAAACATTGGCTATTAATCTTCCACCAAGATCCAAGGATACAACCCACATGTTATGTACGCGTCACTACCTTAAAAAATACAAAATACGGTGTATAAAATATTGCATCCTCTCAGGTAGGCAGCGATGCTTACAACCATGGCGGGCGCGGCGAAGCGCGCTTCTCTTCCTAGTCTCTTGGATGCTCTCAGAAAAATCTATTGGACCACGCCGGTTAAGGCAAGATCTGCACGGGATTGATTGGGCACGGCCCGTTAAGGCACGATTGCTAAACGGGCCATGCCGTGCCTGCCCGTGGGCTGAGGTGCCAGCCCAAGCACAGCACGGGTGCACCCAAGCCGTGCCGTGTCGGCCCGTCGGCCCGTTTAGGCACGGccggcccgccgcgccgccgcgcaggGAGCAGAGGCGACTAGCGCCGCCGGGCGGGGCAGGCCGGTCGCGCCGCCGTGCGGGGAAGACAGACCGCACTGCCGCGCGGGGAAGATAGGCCGCATTGCCGCGCGGGAGAGGGAGGCGGTCGGGCGCCGccggggttgggggggggggggggggggggagggaggcCAAGCGACATTGGCCTCGCCGCCGGGCGGGGAGGGGAGGCGGCCGGGTGCCGCCGCGGGGAAGGGAGGTGGACGGGCGTGCGGGGAGGGGAGGCGGCCAGGCACCGGCCGCACCACCATGTGGGGAAGGAAGgtgggccggccggcggcggctcggccgcgCGAGGAGGAATGGAGAGCCGGCCGCCTGCCGTGACAGGAGGTGAAGTGGAGGGTGGGAATTGGGGTTGGGGTGCTAGGGTCTGAAATGGGCTGAATGTGGAGAATTTGTTGTGGTGGGCTGAATGTGGGGAATTTGTTATGGTGAGCTGGTATTTTGGGCTACTATTGGGCCGACTGCTAATCGTGCCGGGCCGGGCTGGCTCACATACCGAGGCGTTGGTCTAGGCACGGCACGACGCCTGTGCCGGACCAGCCCGTGCCCGATTGATCTCATGCCGGGCCAAAATGTCGTGCCGTGAGCCGACCTGTGGGTCTCGAGTCGGATGGCCAACTATAATATGCACCACTAGTGCGCCCCCGCTGCCACCCACAGCTGACGGGGGCCGTCACCGGCGCTGCGGCCAGCCGATGTATCTCTGTCAACCACCCGCGCTGCCCATGCCACCCACCAACCATTCTCGTAGCCTCCACCTGATGACCCTTCGGTTGCTCGCCCCCTGCGAGAAATTTTAATATTTGACATCGAATTTGCATGCCTCACCCTTTTTAAAATTCAATTTGCAAGTCTTTTAAAATATAACCTCCACGTACGAATTCTTTCGATTCGGGgatttcttctctttttctcaatttctctcttttcttttttcgtTTTCATTTTACAGCCCAAATGAATGGACTATTTTACCCCTGACCATATCCACCTGAACCGTTAGTCTTTGTCTCCGTCTCCACCTCTTCGTCTTCGTCAGTTggtctccgcctccgcctccccgTCGTCCGTGCGCTGGGGTCTGCCGCCGCGGGCACCGCAGCGGCGGCATCAGCCGGCTCCCCCACCACGCAAGCCCACCCCGCCGCCAAGATCCGCGCccgccctcccgccgccgccgccgcagtcgCAGCTGCAGACCCAGCGGCGGCGTCCACAGCGGCGGCGACGTCCGCGGCACTCCACGAGGGGCTCCCCTTGTGCGAAGTCggctgcagcagcagccggtTGTCGACGCAAGAGCTCCTGCGCCGTCGTCGGGCGCTCGGGAGGATGAGAGCCACTGCTGCGCGTCGTTCCACTTGGATGGCCTCGGCTTCGCCCTGACGTTGCAGGCTAGCAGCCCCCTCCGGCCACCCGCGTTGTAGCTCCGGCTCATCATTCCTTGAGACGATCTCATCTCCGAGAACCGCGCAAGAACAAGACCACATCAAGAGCGTGGATGCACACAGCAAGGGATCTTTAAAGCATGAACTGGACGGGATAGCAAAAATGGATCCAATCCAATTGATACAGATGGATAATATTAGGGGTAAAATGGTCCGTTCACTTGGGCTGTAAACTGAAaacaaaaagagagagagaaaccgAGGAAAACAGAAGAAATCCCCTAAATCGAAAGAATTCGCAAATGGAGGGTTATATTTTAAAAGGCTTACGAATTGAAGGTTAAAAGACGTGAGAGATGCGAATTGGATGTCAAATATCGGAATTTCTCGCCTCCTACCATACCCCTCCCACCGGTTCTCCTCCAACGCTTGCCGTGACCTCCTTCTAAACTCGGACCTCCTTTTCCAACCCCGGCACCCCAAAACCCGAATCCCAAATCTTAACCTTTCCTTCAGTTCTGAGTAGTGGCGTTGTCCTGTCTCTGGTCGTCGTTCGTTGCTATCGTTACCAACGAACACGCGTCGTATAAGGATTTTGCATGATGAGGGATTAATTATGTTGTTATACTGAGAAAGGGGTTGTATGTTGGACGATGCTAAAGGACGTATCTCGTTGCATTGTCTAAAAAAGTTTAATTTGTCATAAGCTATATGGTGGCCAAATCTTTGATCGCGCTCACACTGTTGTATACTTGCGGTTATAACATGAGAACGAAATCAATTATATTGCCATGAGGTGGTCAAATCTCAAGGATCACCCACATGCTATAACATGAGAGAGCAATTATATTTTTTGTTAGCCTATAACATGAGAGATCCAACTCAAGGGCTTGTTATCCTTTTTTTCTGTAGCAACTGTAGATATTGGAgaacaaagaaaaaaaaggggaTTTGTGTATGATAGCTAAAGAGAATGCATCCACTGCTCATTAAGGTATCAAATTGAGCTCAAAGTTAAATCCAAATTATTACATATAAAAAACTAAATTCTTATTATTACCTATATCTTCTTTGGAAAAAACAGATAAATCTTTATGTTGCTTTCAATAAATACCAAAAAGTATTTTCTTATATAATTTATTCCCTTCTCTCTGAATTCATATTCCCAAAATATGCCATAGAATATGATGATGAGAATGAAACATATATAGACCATACCTTTGTATGGCATTAGGATAAAACAGTTACAATGACACCACTACACAAAACTATCTGCATACAAATATTTTGAACTAAAAGAAAAAACCAAATCTTGCCATCAAAACAGCTACCCTTGCTAGCATTGTTAGTTATAGTTACTTTACACATGAGTTACAGTGAcctttttgttttatttttgaGTAATTATATATTGTAATTTAAAACCTACGGTCCTTTAAAACATACGGAGCAATATTGAAACTGAAGTATAAATGTAGTCTTCCGTATTTGTGCCTGGGATCCTTGGAAAACTAGACTTGTTGTATTGATGTCAAGCTCAAATATAGTGTACTACATGTACATGTATTTAACAAAATAAAGATGCCTAGACTAGAGTACAATGACAATGATGTACAGGTGCCTCCTGTTGTCGTCATGAACGGCTGGTTTTGCCAAATAAATGTATAGATGAGCAATTGCCTTGGGATTGGCTGGTTTGTATGGATTGGCTCTTGTACCCTGCAAGAACAGAGGCACATAGCTGCAGAGGATACTGATAATGGGATCACACTTGCGCGTCATGTTGTTTCTGATTATCTTCCTGGGTGATCGGGTTGCTTCTCTTGCTGATCCAGGACAAAAAGAGATGGATTGCCATGTAGGCCGCCACGGCTATGACAAGAACGAAGACATACACAGATGTCTTCCACCCTCTGCTTGAGCCGGCTGCGTAGGCACCTAGGAGGCCAAGCAAATCCAGCACAATTGCTGTGTTCATCACCACAAGCCATCTCCTGAGCTCTGTCTGGTTTTCAAATATCTTCTTCGGTACCAGTAGCAGCAGGATGACCACAATGGATGCCATGAACGAAGTGGAATTGCTGTAGAAGAAGGCGAGGTACCGGGGCCTCCTGTTGTCATGCATGACCGGGTTGCCGGCCTCGTGCCCGTCACCGCCGCTCTGCCAAGCTCTGCCTGGTGGTTCTAGGCCGGCCTGGTAGGTGACGCTTGCCACAAGGATTCCTAGCAACATGAGGTATTTGCGCATGGCATGtattctctttttctctttctttttcttggtGGCCTCCTCCTGTTCGGTGCTCACCTCCATTGCTTGTTCTTGTGTTGTGTTGTTGTTGCCGATGGTGGGCACCGCCGCTTGTGTGCTGCTGCCCGCGAACAAAAACACCAGGAACAATAGTCCTATGAAGCAGATGACCACCGCCACCAGCACGAATGTGTAGATGGATGTCTTCAAGTGTTGTGTGCTTCCGGCGGCGTAGGCGCCCAAAAGGCCAAATAAGCCTGCCGCCGTGCAAACGGATAGCGCGTGGCTTCGTATGGCTGGCCTGTACAGGTTGGGGttgacgaggaggaggacgagggcgATGGACAACATGAAGCTCACCGAGTTGCAGTAGAAGAAGGACTTGTAGCGGCGCGGAAAGTTGTACAAGAGGATCGGGTCGCCAGCGTGGTGCCCGGACTGGTCATCTTGGAGCAAGAAACCGCCTGGAGGAGTGAGGCCAGCTTGGTAGGTGATGGTTGCTGCCAAGATCGCGAAGAGGAGCAACCGCTTGCGCGTCTTCTCCACCAACTCGTCATCATCCTCCTTGCTTCTGCCCGTGTGGTCCAGCGTGATGAAGATGACATGGATCACCACATAGACAAGGACAGCACCTGCCAAGGCCATGGCGTAAATGGAGGTGCTCACATCCCGGCAGCTTCCGGCGGCGTATGCACCGATGAGGCCGAACAGGTCCAGTATCATCACTGCCTCGAGGACGTGGTGCTTTAGCAGAAGCTTCTTTTCGGCCAAGATGGTGGCGACTAAGGACGCCACGAAGGAGACCGAGTTGCAGTAGTAGAAAGCTCTGTACCGCCGGGCATTCGTTGTCAGAAGGATTGGATCGCCGGCCTTGTTGCCGTCCATGTTGTCCTGCCAAACGCCGCCGGGCGGGTTCAGCCCCGCTTGATAGGTGATTGTCGCCGCAAGAGTGGCAAGCAGCAGGACAAGAGATCGAGCTTGGTCCGTTGCCTTCTCCTTCTCTGTTGGCTCGTGCTTTGCTACTGCCGGATGATTAGTTTCATCCTCCCTGATTTGTAGAGAAATTAAAAGATTTCAAGTACACTATTTTATGTTTGGGACCAATGAATGCTAATGATTAGAGTAAAATACAAGCTAAGGGCGGTTCCCAAAACTGTCTCAGACTATTCCTAAACTCTCAAAATACATTTTTAGATTATTTATTTTACTCCTAATGATTATTTATTTTACTCCTAATGGTTATTTGCATATGAAGTCTCAGGAAGAAGCTCTGGTAGTACCTGCCATTCCTGTTGTCCCCACCATGATGATTTGTCATTTCTGGTTGTGCCGCTGACTTTTGCTTCCTCCTGAAGTCGATGGCCCAAACAACCAACAGGAGGAACGAAATGCATACCAGCACGGCACCAACTAAGCTGACGACGTAGACAGTCGTGTCGGTCTGCCTGCAGCTGCCGGCGGTGTAGGCGCCGATGAGGCTGACCAGCGCGACCACGATGAATATGTTCGCATGTGTCTCACGGAGCTTCCTGTTCAGAAGCACCACGATGATGAGCAGTGACGCGACGAATGACATGGTGTTGAAGCCGAAGAACGCTGCAAGGCGCGTGTTGTGAAGGTCCTTGAGAATGGCGTCGCCGGGGCGGTGGCCGTCGTCGGTGCTGTCCCAGAAGCCCCCCGGCGTGCTCAGCCCGGCCACGTACGTGATGCTCACGGCGAACGTCGCAAGAAGCATCAGGACCTTGCGCTTGCGGaacccttcttcttccttttctttttccttttccttttcttcttcgaCCTTGGGCACGCCACCGGAGCCGGAGTCGGAGTTCTTGCCAGGCAGCGAAGCAATCGTCTCCTCGGGGGGCCGTTCATCGACTTTGCGTGCGGGGACGCTACCGGAGCCGCCGGAGTCGGTGAAACAGGCCACCCCCATCTGAATCAGGAGGTAGGCGATGACGACGCCCACCAGCACAGAGGAGTAGATGGTGGTGAAGGTGTCCCGGCAGGTGCCGGCAGCGTAGGCTCCCATGAGGCTGAGCAGGTCCAACACCATGGCCACCTGCAGCGGCCGAACGGCGACCCAGCGGTTGTCCTTGTACTTGCGGACGATTGCGGAGGTGGAGCCCTCCACATCGTCGAGGGAGGCGAGGATGAGGATGATGACGATGACCACGAGCGACGCGGCGAACGCGGTGGCGTTGCAGTAGAAGAACACCAGGTACCGGTGGCGGTGGGTGTCCCGGATGATGGGCTCGCCAGCGAGGTGGCCGGCAGCCGTCTCCTGCCAGACGTCCCCCGGCGGGCTGAACGCGGCGGCGTACGTCACCGTGGCCACCAGCGTGGCCAGCAGCAGGATGTACTTGCGGAGCTCCAGCATGAGGCGGTCACTCGTGGGCGTGGGCTCATGTTTGCCCTTGGTTTCTTGATCTTGCTGCTGGTTGGTACCATTTTGGCTCTTGTTGTGTGCTCGCTGATCGGTGGTCTCGTCTTGGCTGATTTCTTGTGTTTGCTCGGTGATAGTGTCCGGTGTTTGCCCGGTGGTAGGAAGCTCCGTTTCCGGCATGGAGGCAGGAAACATCGTTGGGGCCTCAACCTCGAGTAGGTCATGATCTGAAGCTCTGTCTGATCAGATATATAAGGGGCTGTTCGTCAGCAAGGCAAAACATGATGAGTTGAGTTGGCATCATCATGATGATCTATCCTGTGGCTTTGGGGAAGCTTCCAAATTTCAAAAAAAATGCAAATTCGACGGGACGATGCTAATGATCACAAGAGAAATCTTGAGGAAGCACAGCCTGAGCTGGATGCCTGCATAGTTTATATGACACATGAGTGACGACGTGCAGGTTTTATCTATGCTTCAGAGGTTTTTATTCTGTATGTATAGGTTGTGATGATGACCAAAGAACTACCATCCATATAGTATTTGTCATTGACTTGACTCTGGACGAGTTGATGACCTAGTTGACTAGGATGGTTTTTTATAGCTTTAAATAGGCTGTCATATAAGCAATTTAATAATGTG
Above is a genomic segment from Panicum hallii strain FIL2 chromosome 8, PHallii_v3.1, whole genome shotgun sequence containing:
- the LOC112903536 gene encoding uncharacterized protein LOC112903536, with translation MPETELPTTGQTPDTITEQTQEISQDETTDQRAHNKSQNGTNQQQDQETKGKHEPTPTSDRLMLELRKYILLLATLVATVTYAAAFSPPGDVWQETAAGHLAGEPIIRDTHRHRYLVFFYCNATAFAASLVVIVIILILASLDDVEGSTSAIVRKYKDNRWVAVRPLQVAMVLDLLSLMGAYAAGTCRDTFTTIYSSVLVGVVIAYLLIQMGVACFTDSGGSGSVPARKVDERPPEETIASLPGKNSDSGSGGVPKVEEEKEKEKEKEEEGFRKRKVLMLLATFAVSITYVAGLSTPGGFWDSTDDGHRPGDAILKDLHNTRLAAFFGFNTMSFVASLLIIVVLLNRKLRETHANIFIVVALVSLIGAYTAGSCRQTDTTVYVVSLVGAVLVCISFLLLVVWAIDFRRKQKSAAQPEMTNHHEKEKATDQARSLVLLLATLAATITYQAGLNPPGGVWQDNMDGNKAGDPILLTTNARRYRAFYYCNSVSFVASLVATILAEKKLLLKHHVLEAVMILDLFGLIGAYAAGSCRDVSTSIYAMALAGAVLVYVVIHVIFITLDHTGRSKEDDDELVEKTRKRLLLFAILAATITYQAGLTPPGGFLLQDDQSGHHAGDPILLYNFPRRYKSFFYCNSVSFMLSIALVLLLVNPNLYRPAIRSHALSVCTAAGLFGLLGAYAAGSTQHLKTSIYTFVLVAVVICFIGLLFLVFLFAGSSTQAAVPTIGNNNTTQEQAMEVSTEQEEATKKKKEKKRIHAMRKYLMLLGILVASVTYQAGLEPPGRAWQSGGDGHEAGNPVMHDNRRPRYLAFFYSNSTSFMASIVVILLLLVPKKIFENQTELRRWLVVMNTAIVLDLLGLLGAYAAGSSRGWKTSVYVFVLVIAVAAYMAIHLFLSWISKRSNPITQEDNQKQHDAQV
- the LOC112903535 gene encoding UDP-glycosyltransferase 1-like, producing the protein MEGARNATTATAARPLKRQVVLYPTPGMGHLFAMVELGRALAAGGLAVTVVVVDPPYDTGAPGPFLAGVSAANPSISFHRVPKADDLPPLASKHYEALIVEAVRAANPHLRALLASAAWPTRPAALVVDMFSGAALDVAGELGVPAYFFFTSGAACLAFFLHLPVLHARTAASFRDMGDELVRVPGVPPFPATHAIHATMDRGDAAYGAFMDAAAALRRCRGVIVNTFRSLEPRAVDAVAAGRCAPPGQPTPPVHCVGPLIKSLEFAEGGAGAECLPWLDQQPNGSVVFLCFGSIGRFSAEQTRELAAGLEASGQRFLWVVRAPPGDGDGDPAKKFRKQPEPDLGALLPNGFLRRTRNRGLVVRSWAPQRDVLAHGSVVGFVTHCGWNSVLEAVTAGVPMLGLPLHAEQRMNLLLLEKELRLAVALEGYDGGVVAAEEVATKVRWLMDSDGGTALRERTLAAMAQAREALRQGGESQAALAGLVDLWRSS